A genomic window from Sulfurospirillum multivorans DSM 12446 includes:
- a CDS encoding transposase family protein, which translates to MSKTQKKQREYYSGKQKRHTLKGQIVIDKEERIMCVHTAKGTTHDFRLFQESNLPLMPKTCVYVDLGYLGIAKEHSHCQIPHKASKLHPLSEEQKEENRQKASARICVEHVNAKIKTFQILTQKYRNRRKRFNLRFNLICGLINFDRGFAVEYK; encoded by the coding sequence TTGTCAAAGACCCAAAAAAAGCAAAGAGAGTACTACTCAGGTAAGCAAAAGCGTCATACCCTTAAAGGACAGATTGTGATTGATAAAGAGGAGAGGATTATGTGTGTGCATACCGCTAAAGGTACGACACATGATTTTAGACTGTTTCAAGAATCTAATCTCCCCTTGATGCCCAAGACCTGTGTTTATGTTGATTTGGGATATCTGGGTATTGCCAAAGAACATAGCCATTGTCAAATTCCCCATAAAGCCTCCAAACTTCATCCTTTGAGTGAGGAGCAAAAAGAGGAAAACAGACAAAAAGCAAGTGCTAGAATATGTGTTGAACATGTGAATGCTAAAATCAAAACATTTCAGATACTCACCCAAAAATACAGAAACAGAAGAAAACGATTCAATCTACGCTTTAATTTGATATGTGGATTAATCAACTTTGACCGTGGTTTTGCTGTGGAATACAAATGA
- the wtpA gene encoding tungstate ABC transporter substrate-binding protein WtpA: MNKMLLLSALAASFLLAKEPIVVLHAGSLSVPFAEIEKVFEEKYPQYDVQREPSGSIAAARKVTDLGRGADVMGSADYQVIDAMLIPNHAKFNAQFATNEMVLAYTDKSKFAKEINEKNWTDIFLKEGVVVGHSNPNLDPCGYRAMLVTMLAEKYYMKEGLFNKIFGYGTHYEIGEENAKKVIVRPKETDLLGLLEAGQYDYLYIYKSVADQHKLKYVTLPEAISLKSAKYDNVYAEVSFDIDGKKPGHVERQIGAPMVYGLSIFEDAKSPVNKAGAVAFVNFVLSAEGQAIMKKNGQDALTPPIITGDSSILGKK, encoded by the coding sequence ATGAATAAAATGTTGTTATTAAGTGCTTTAGCGGCGTCATTTTTGTTGGCGAAAGAGCCTATCGTTGTATTGCATGCAGGAAGCCTTTCGGTGCCTTTTGCGGAGATTGAAAAAGTATTTGAAGAAAAATACCCACAGTATGACGTACAACGTGAGCCAAGTGGTAGTATCGCTGCAGCGCGTAAAGTAACAGACCTTGGCAGAGGCGCTGATGTTATGGGCAGTGCGGATTATCAAGTGATTGATGCGATGCTTATCCCAAATCATGCCAAATTTAACGCACAATTTGCCACCAATGAAATGGTTTTAGCCTATACCGATAAATCTAAATTTGCTAAAGAGATCAATGAAAAAAACTGGACAGACATCTTTTTAAAAGAGGGTGTTGTTGTAGGACATTCTAATCCTAACCTTGATCCATGCGGTTACCGTGCGATGTTGGTAACGATGTTAGCAGAAAAATATTATATGAAAGAGGGTCTGTTCAACAAAATTTTTGGATACGGGACACACTATGAAATTGGTGAAGAAAATGCCAAAAAAGTCATCGTTCGCCCAAAAGAGACCGATCTTTTAGGACTTTTGGAAGCAGGTCAATATGACTATCTTTACATCTACAAATCCGTAGCAGACCAACATAAACTCAAATACGTCACATTGCCAGAAGCCATCTCGCTCAAAAGTGCGAAGTATGACAATGTGTATGCGGAAGTCTCTTTTGACATTGATGGTAAAAAACCAGGACACGTTGAGCGACAAATCGGAGCACCGATGGTGTACGGTTTAAGTATTTTTGAAGATGCTAAATCACCTGTAAACAAAGCAGGTGCCGTAGCATTTGTAAATTTTGTGCTTTCTGCTGAAGGGCAAGCGATCATGAAGAAAAATGGACAAGATGCGTTAACCCCACCTATCATTACAGGGGATAGTTCGATCTTAGGAAAAAAATGA
- a CDS encoding transposase family protein, with protein MKKYEQMQKHKPKDFKRHIGVNEETFNAMIEVFRQYDENRKKGLGVGGRRSLSPENKVLLMLGYYREYRTLEHIGFDYGVSESTASRIVCEVEEVLIKSGRFSLPSKRELYKSDVALSFVVIDATETPCQRPKKSKESTTQVSKSVIPLKDRL; from the coding sequence ACCCAAAGATTTTAAGCGCCATATTGGCGTTAATGAAGAGACATTTAACGCAATGATAGAGGTGTTTAGGCAATACGATGAGAATCGTAAAAAAGGATTAGGTGTAGGAGGGAGGAGATCTCTTTCACCAGAAAATAAAGTACTTTTGATGCTTGGCTATTATCGTGAGTATCGCACCCTTGAACATATTGGATTTGATTATGGTGTGAGTGAATCAACGGCTTCAAGGATTGTATGTGAAGTAGAAGAAGTGTTGATTAAGTCTGGTAGATTTTCATTGCCAAGCAAGAGAGAACTCTATAAAAGTGATGTTGCCCTCTCTTTTGTTGTCATTGATGCGACAGAAACGCCTTGTCAAAGACCCAAAAAAAGCAAAGAGAGTACTACTCAGGTAAGCAAAAGCGTCATACCCTTAAAGGACAGATTGTGA
- a CDS encoding ABC transporter ATP-binding protein, which translates to MSFLSLQALTCNVGAFHLQDISFDVGEGEYFVILGHSGAGKTLILESIAGLHKVGGKLSFNDEDITKKPPEHREVGFVYQDFALFPNLSVKENILFAGRYKMIDDAKALLEDLVQFLGLEKIIDRRVENLSGGEKQRVAIARAIYARPKILLLDEPLSAIDPTFRNAIMKFLKDIHRRYSLTTLHVTHNFREASYLADRIAIVMDGRVQQVGRTNEVLSHPASLKVAEFLGFKNILPTSLLGSDETKLFSIDPNDILVSKENNLACDFVYEGKLEECMGIVDHFKLFISVGEHQFFVKSLKREHESCVIDRGEKIVIGFWKKDVCFL; encoded by the coding sequence ATGAGTTTTCTCTCACTTCAAGCCCTTACATGTAACGTAGGGGCGTTTCATCTTCAAGACATTAGTTTTGATGTGGGCGAGGGCGAATACTTTGTTATTTTGGGACACAGTGGTGCGGGCAAAACGCTCATTTTAGAGTCCATTGCAGGGCTTCATAAAGTGGGTGGGAAGCTTTCTTTTAATGATGAAGATATTACGAAAAAACCACCCGAACATCGTGAAGTTGGCTTTGTTTATCAAGATTTTGCGCTTTTCCCCAATTTAAGTGTTAAAGAAAATATTCTTTTTGCGGGGCGTTATAAAATGATCGACGATGCCAAAGCCCTTTTAGAAGACTTGGTACAATTTTTGGGGTTGGAGAAAATCATCGACAGACGTGTGGAGAACCTTTCAGGTGGCGAAAAGCAACGGGTTGCCATCGCACGCGCCATTTATGCACGCCCTAAAATTCTCCTGTTGGATGAACCTCTCAGTGCTATAGACCCGACATTTCGTAATGCCATTATGAAATTTCTCAAAGATATTCACAGACGTTACTCTCTTACAACGTTACATGTAACGCATAATTTTCGTGAAGCTTCGTATTTGGCTGATCGCATCGCCATTGTCATGGATGGGCGAGTCCAGCAAGTTGGAAGAACCAATGAAGTCCTCTCTCACCCCGCGTCATTAAAAGTGGCTGAGTTTTTAGGGTTCAAAAATATTTTGCCCACTAGCTTACTTGGTAGCGATGAAACAAAGCTTTTTTCTATCGATCCCAATGATATTCTCGTTTCTAAAGAGAACAATTTGGCGTGTGATTTTGTGTATGAGGGAAAATTAGAAGAGTGTATGGGCATTGTGGATCACTTTAAACTCTTTATCTCTGTTGGGGAACACCAATTTTTTGTGAAAAGTTTAAAACGTGAACATGAAAGTTGTGTGATCGACAGAGGTGAAAAAATCGTTATTGGATTTTGGAAAAAGGATGTGTGCTTCTTATGA
- a CDS encoding twin-arginine translocation signal domain-containing protein, with protein MNESRRGFVAKAALVGAVAAVGVVGAQASSSGTKGSNGVVVGKSNKKEITYKKTQAWEDYYKSAL; from the coding sequence ATGAATGAAAGCAGACGTGGTTTTGTTGCAAAAGCGGCTCTTGTCGGTGCTGTCGCTGCCGTTGGCGTCGTGGGTGCACAAGCAAGTTCTTCTGGAACAAAAGGTTCAAATGGCGTTGTTGTAGGTAAATCGAATAAAAAAGAGATTACCTATAAGAAAACACAAGCATGGGAAGATTATTATAAATCTGCCCTATAA
- the fdhD gene encoding formate dehydrogenase accessory sulfurtransferase FdhD, which translates to MEPVYSTNITKVKGKETFEREDILVREIKLEIYVNGEKVGAVMATPVDQEALAIGYLMSENIIEKFSDVTSLKLLNDGMQVHIEAKVNTANIKKLNAEGVVISGCGRSMTANIDPEAIEAKVIHSDFVLDAELLCKEMGQFYTECPLYEQTGCVHTAKLFTDEKTFFIGEDIAQHNTIDKVVGKAQMAGIDVRNAFLMVSGRLSSEMVAKAVMHQIPILASRTASTCLGLMIAEKFGLTLIGFVRGDTMNIYRHPRRIHV; encoded by the coding sequence ATGGAACCAGTTTATTCAACCAACATTACGAAGGTTAAAGGGAAAGAGACGTTTGAGCGAGAGGATATCCTTGTTCGCGAAATCAAGTTAGAAATCTATGTCAATGGCGAAAAAGTGGGCGCTGTGATGGCAACGCCTGTGGATCAAGAAGCCTTGGCGATTGGTTATTTGATGAGCGAAAATATCATTGAAAAATTCAGTGATGTCACTTCACTCAAACTCCTCAATGATGGTATGCAAGTCCACATTGAAGCCAAAGTCAACACGGCAAATATCAAAAAACTCAATGCCGAGGGCGTGGTTATCAGTGGGTGTGGAAGAAGTATGACGGCGAACATCGACCCTGAAGCGATTGAAGCCAAAGTGATTCACAGTGATTTTGTACTGGATGCTGAGCTCCTGTGTAAAGAGATGGGGCAGTTTTACACTGAGTGTCCGTTGTATGAGCAAACAGGCTGTGTGCATACGGCGAAGCTTTTTACCGACGAAAAAACTTTTTTTATCGGTGAAGACATCGCTCAACACAATACAATCGACAAAGTAGTCGGTAAAGCGCAGATGGCGGGCATTGATGTGCGTAACGCCTTTTTGATGGTAAGCGGTCGTCTCTCTTCGGAGATGGTTGCCAAAGCGGTGATGCACCAGATTCCTATTTTAGCTTCAAGAACGGCTTCAACCTGTTTAGGCTTGATGATTGCTGAGAAATTTGGACTCACGCTCATTGGATTTGTGCGCGGCGATACGATGAATATTTATCGTCATCCAAGGAGAATCCATGTCTGA
- the fdh3B gene encoding formate dehydrogenase FDH3 subunit beta — MDYARMKFYCDESRCIECDGCSIACAEAHELPVGISRRKVVTINEGIPGKEMSTSIACMHCTDAPCEQVCPVDCFYIREDGIVLHDKEKCIGCGYCLYACPFGAPQFPRDGAFGAKGAMDKCTMCAGGPLETNSEKERHLYGQNRIAEGKVPVCAAMCSTKALLVGDAESVSNVYRARVMARGGKGANSPYGWDKAYKNQ; from the coding sequence ATGGATTACGCAAGAATGAAATTTTACTGCGATGAGAGCAGATGTATAGAGTGTGATGGCTGTTCGATAGCATGTGCAGAAGCACATGAGCTTCCCGTTGGCATCAGTAGACGTAAAGTTGTGACGATCAATGAAGGCATACCAGGCAAAGAGATGAGTACATCAATCGCATGTATGCACTGTACCGACGCTCCGTGTGAGCAAGTATGCCCCGTAGATTGTTTTTACATCAGAGAGGACGGCATCGTCCTTCATGATAAAGAGAAATGTATCGGTTGTGGTTACTGCTTGTACGCATGCCCATTTGGTGCACCTCAGTTCCCAAGAGATGGTGCCTTTGGCGCTAAGGGAGCGATGGATAAATGTACCATGTGTGCAGGTGGACCACTTGAGACGAACTCAGAAAAAGAGAGACACCTTTACGGTCAAAACCGTATCGCTGAGGGAAAAGTACCGGTGTGCGCAGCAATGTGTTCTACTAAAGCACTTCTTGTCGGTGACGCAGAATCCGTATCAAACGTTTACAGAGCACGTGTGATGGCTCGTGGTGGAAAAGGCGCAAACTCTCCTTATGGATGGGATAAGGCTTATAAAAACCAATGA
- a CDS encoding formate dehydrogenase subunit gamma produces MRKYIVMFIAALCLASVAYAADSQIWGEMRIQNILGYGQEESWKLGPLFTMLQHKYFAWIFLGVLIGVPAAFFIHYKIIGPKVFPHSEKKYYAFNLYNRIIHQVAAVSFLVIIPTGFIIIFGDFFGGGTFVRMAKNLHGIFTIPFTIVVIPMALMWLKEALFNMDDVKWFMILGGYLSKEKKPILAGKFNAGQKMWYWVAILGGITMILSGAFMYFLDFKMQMLHNLTGMSQIDLLRAAAIIHNVMGFAVLALFITHVYMSMFAIKGAVHSIITGYVEEEELKILHSTWYKKLKDQGKF; encoded by the coding sequence ATGAGAAAATACATCGTTATGTTCATTGCAGCTCTGTGTTTGGCATCAGTGGCATACGCCGCTGATAGCCAAATCTGGGGTGAGATGCGCATCCAAAATATCCTAGGATACGGACAAGAAGAGTCATGGAAATTAGGACCCTTGTTCACCATGTTGCAGCATAAATACTTTGCATGGATCTTCCTAGGAGTGTTAATAGGAGTCCCTGCAGCCTTCTTTATCCATTATAAGATTATAGGTCCTAAAGTGTTTCCACACAGTGAAAAGAAATACTACGCCTTTAACCTCTATAATCGAATTATTCACCAAGTAGCCGCAGTCAGCTTCTTGGTTATTATACCCACAGGATTTATCATCATCTTTGGTGACTTCTTTGGGGGTGGAACCTTTGTAAGAATGGCAAAGAACCTTCACGGTATCTTTACCATTCCCTTTACCATTGTCGTCATTCCTATGGCGCTTATGTGGCTTAAAGAAGCCCTCTTTAATATGGATGATGTCAAATGGTTTATGATCCTAGGAGGGTATCTCTCCAAAGAGAAAAAACCCATCCTTGCAGGGAAGTTTAATGCAGGTCAAAAGATGTGGTACTGGGTCGCCATCTTAGGCGGTATTACCATGATCTTAAGTGGTGCCTTTATGTACTTCTTAGACTTTAAAATGCAAATGTTGCATAACTTAACCGGTATGAGTCAAATCGATCTGTTAAGAGCAGCAGCGATTATCCATAATGTGATGGGCTTTGCAGTTCTAGCGTTATTCATTACCCATGTCTATATGTCTATGTTTGCTATTAAAGGAGCAGTGCATAGTATTATCACTGGCTATGTCGAAGAAGAGGAACTTAAAATTCTTCATAGTACGTGGTATAAGAAGCTTAAGGATCAGGGCAAGTTTTGA
- a CDS encoding TorD/DmsD family molecular chaperone, which yields MINKESVNKARSLYYGFLSKMFVFTTQDDRYLGINEALEVMIENPMDENSGEALKEIHAFLKTCGQTALIQEYDDIFHNPAYKVVRNTASYYDEGVESGHQRLAVKNFLAKTKIRRDENHFKENEDSVGFIFTFMHELIELIMQGGKEYEYIQHCLFVEVINPFMDEFVINVYEHPMSKAYQSVAIVLNAFMAFERMYFEVAKPPLKERERVQKPVEVISGAEARRRAENKAKKEADKAKNVIEV from the coding sequence ATGATAAATAAAGAATCGGTTAATAAAGCCCGTTCACTCTACTATGGTTTTTTGAGCAAAATGTTTGTTTTTACAACACAGGATGATCGTTATTTAGGAATTAATGAAGCACTTGAAGTGATGATTGAAAATCCTATGGATGAAAATTCGGGTGAAGCGCTCAAAGAGATTCATGCTTTTTTAAAAACCTGTGGGCAAACTGCCTTGATTCAAGAGTACGATGACATCTTCCACAACCCTGCCTATAAAGTTGTTCGCAATACCGCTTCGTACTATGACGAAGGCGTTGAAAGCGGTCACCAACGACTCGCCGTTAAAAACTTCCTAGCCAAAACCAAAATCAGACGCGATGAAAACCATTTTAAAGAGAATGAAGATAGCGTTGGGTTTATCTTTACCTTTATGCACGAACTTATCGAGCTCATTATGCAAGGAGGAAAAGAGTATGAATACATCCAACATTGCCTTTTTGTCGAAGTGATTAATCCGTTTATGGATGAATTTGTCATCAACGTTTACGAACACCCGATGTCCAAAGCGTATCAGTCTGTCGCCATTGTGTTAAATGCGTTTATGGCGTTTGAGCGTATGTATTTTGAAGTGGCGAAACCACCTTTAAAAGAGAGAGAAAGAGTTCAAAAGCCTGTGGAGGTTATCTCAGGAGCAGAAGCACGAAGGCGTGCGGAAAACAAAGCCAAAAAAGAGGCAGACAAAGCTAAAAACGTGATAGAGGTTTAA
- a CDS encoding formate dehydrogenase subunit alpha, which yields MEKTTERALSTTVGRRSFLKMAAVASVFGATSGFAGENVTRAATEEEVKNPFPGSKKVKTICTSCSVGCGVIAEVQNGVWVRQEVAQDHPISLGGHCCKGADMIDMVRSEVRLKYPMVKENGQWKRLSWDDALNRIATKLADLKKKDGADSVQFLGSAKMGNEQAYYFRKFAAFYGTNNTDHQARIUHSSTVAGVANTFGYGAMTNSLGDIQKSKAIIIFGANPAVNHPVGFQHFLKAKERNNSQLIVIDPRFTKTAAKADIFAQIRPGTDIPFMYGMLNIIFKNGWEDKEYIHDRVFGMEKIREEALKWTPELVADVTGVPAEKLIQITTLYAKNRPGTLIWAMGLTQHSIGTSNTRMAPILQLALGNMGKAGGGTNILRGHDNVQGATDMGCLADSLPGYYGLAEGSWKYFAKQWGVDYEYLVSQFKDASWMTKNGFSLARWWAGVEGVKSDDKIENAGTTLKALVVMGNGITSIAQQAKIKEALDNLELIVLADPFVNEAAILTDKKDNVFILPAATQFETSGLVVATNRSAQWRYKVVEPLYESKADQDIMFELAKRLGFYDLYTKAMFMQETKDGKLEMIPEKKAFTWPEDATNEIARIIKTIGLTGWTAERVKKHTDNWHMFDEVTGAGMGPMKGEYYGLPWPCWTKTHGGSPNLYDTSIPVSAGGMGFRNNFGLEKDGVNLLAEKGSFPKGSKIEAGYPEITKANIEAVLGITLTEEEKAAMGANWKVDNSNLIVQKALDAGLCPYGNAKARAIVWNFPDHIPMHREPLHSPRTDLTLKYPAYPDKANHFRVMTKYISVQSAQDYAKDFPINMVTGRLVTMNGAGIENRASKYIAALTPEMFCDIHPDLALKHDIKNGAMMWVHSPEGTKIKVKAKYSHSVLPDMVFMPFHFAGYFQGTDRTGNFPAGTKPYASGESVNTVTNYGYDIITQIPETKGGLCRIEKA from the coding sequence ATGGAAAAAACAACAGAACGTGCTTTAAGTACGACTGTAGGTCGTAGATCATTCCTCAAAATGGCAGCCGTTGCAAGCGTCTTTGGCGCAACTTCGGGTTTTGCTGGTGAGAATGTGACACGCGCCGCAACAGAGGAAGAGGTTAAAAACCCATTCCCAGGATCTAAGAAAGTTAAAACCATCTGTACATCATGCTCCGTTGGATGTGGTGTGATCGCAGAAGTTCAAAATGGAGTATGGGTTCGTCAAGAAGTTGCTCAAGACCACCCAATCAGCCTTGGCGGACACTGCTGTAAAGGTGCTGATATGATCGATATGGTCAGATCAGAAGTACGCCTCAAATACCCAATGGTCAAAGAAAATGGTCAATGGAAACGTCTAAGTTGGGATGATGCACTTAACCGCATTGCAACCAAATTGGCAGATCTTAAGAAAAAAGATGGAGCAGATTCTGTTCAATTTTTAGGCTCCGCAAAAATGGGTAATGAGCAAGCGTATTATTTTAGAAAATTCGCTGCATTTTACGGAACCAATAACACAGATCACCAAGCTAGAATCTGACACTCTTCCACAGTCGCCGGTGTGGCGAACACATTTGGATATGGTGCTATGACAAACTCCCTTGGAGATATTCAGAAGTCTAAAGCAATTATCATTTTTGGAGCAAATCCAGCGGTAAACCACCCTGTTGGTTTCCAACATTTCTTAAAAGCAAAAGAGAGAAACAACTCTCAATTGATCGTTATTGATCCTCGTTTTACTAAAACAGCGGCTAAAGCAGATATTTTTGCACAAATTCGCCCTGGTACTGACATTCCATTTATGTATGGTATGCTTAATATCATCTTCAAAAATGGTTGGGAAGATAAAGAGTATATTCATGACCGAGTTTTCGGTATGGAAAAAATCAGAGAAGAAGCGCTCAAGTGGACACCTGAACTTGTTGCGGATGTCACAGGCGTTCCTGCTGAAAAATTGATTCAAATTACAACGTTATATGCAAAAAATCGTCCTGGTACCTTGATTTGGGCGATGGGTTTGACACAACACAGTATTGGTACGAGTAATACACGTATGGCTCCGATTCTTCAACTTGCTCTTGGCAATATGGGTAAAGCGGGTGGCGGTACGAACATTCTAAGAGGTCACGATAACGTTCAAGGTGCAACCGATATGGGCTGTTTAGCAGATTCTCTTCCAGGATACTATGGCTTAGCAGAAGGCTCATGGAAATACTTTGCAAAACAGTGGGGTGTTGATTATGAGTACCTTGTATCTCAGTTTAAAGATGCTTCATGGATGACTAAAAATGGTTTCTCACTGGCTCGTTGGTGGGCAGGTGTTGAAGGTGTTAAAAGTGATGATAAAATTGAAAATGCAGGCACAACGTTAAAAGCCTTGGTTGTTATGGGTAACGGAATTACGTCGATTGCACAACAAGCCAAAATCAAAGAAGCACTTGATAATTTGGAACTGATCGTTTTAGCCGATCCATTCGTCAACGAAGCAGCGATCTTAACCGATAAAAAAGACAATGTCTTTATTCTTCCTGCGGCTACGCAATTTGAGACCAGTGGTCTTGTCGTTGCAACCAACAGAAGTGCTCAATGGAGATACAAAGTTGTTGAGCCATTGTATGAGAGTAAAGCGGATCAAGACATCATGTTTGAACTTGCAAAGCGTTTAGGTTTCTATGATCTTTATACCAAAGCTATGTTTATGCAAGAGACTAAAGATGGTAAGCTAGAGATGATTCCTGAGAAAAAAGCATTTACATGGCCAGAAGATGCGACCAATGAAATTGCACGTATTATCAAAACCATCGGCTTAACAGGCTGGACGGCTGAGCGCGTTAAAAAACATACCGATAACTGGCATATGTTTGATGAAGTAACGGGTGCGGGAATGGGACCAATGAAGGGCGAATATTATGGACTTCCATGGCCGTGTTGGACGAAAACACACGGTGGTTCACCAAACCTTTACGATACCAGCATTCCTGTCAGTGCAGGCGGTATGGGCTTTAGAAATAACTTCGGTTTGGAAAAAGACGGTGTGAATCTTTTAGCAGAAAAAGGCTCTTTCCCGAAAGGCTCTAAAATTGAAGCGGGATACCCTGAAATTACCAAAGCTAACATTGAAGCCGTTCTTGGGATTACACTCACGGAAGAAGAAAAAGCAGCGATGGGTGCAAACTGGAAAGTCGATAACTCTAATCTAATCGTTCAAAAAGCATTAGATGCGGGGCTTTGTCCTTATGGTAACGCAAAAGCAAGAGCAATTGTTTGGAACTTCCCAGATCATATCCCGATGCACCGTGAACCACTCCACTCACCACGAACGGATTTGACGCTCAAATATCCAGCGTATCCGGATAAAGCAAATCACTTCCGCGTTATGACGAAGTATATCTCTGTTCAGAGTGCGCAAGATTATGCAAAAGATTTCCCAATCAACATGGTGACAGGTCGTTTGGTCACGATGAACGGTGCGGGTATCGAAAACCGTGCGTCTAAGTACATTGCAGCCTTAACACCTGAGATGTTCTGTGACATTCACCCCGATTTAGCGCTTAAGCACGACATTAAAAATGGTGCGATGATGTGGGTACACTCACCAGAAGGTACCAAAATCAAAGTGAAAGCGAAGTACTCTCATAGTGTTCTTCCTGATATGGTCTTTATGCCATTCCACTTTGCAGGATATTTTCAAGGAACAGATAGAACGGGTAATTTCCCAGCAGGAACGAAACCGTATGCAAGCGGCGAGAGTGTCAATACTGTCACTAACTATGGCTATGACATCATTACTCAGATTCCTGAAACTAAGGGCGGCTTATGTCGCATCGAAAAAGCGTAG
- a CDS encoding winged helix-turn-helix domain-containing protein, giving the protein MSEMEELIKKYLNEKGKLDCTDGFKIAAKLKCSTLEVGACAKAMDIRIDSCELGQFGKLEGGIYDVEAQNRLKPFLDEKNRITCKAARAQAAGIGLKKIRGTLKEKNYDVTFCELGCFKEKLRPRLYVKTKTWIENSEGELLFGKGKTEILELIEQEGSISKASEKIGMNYKKAWTHIKILQRNINDTMVQTKQGGGEDAGTTLTPVALEYMKNYRKLQADIENYANERFKELFLKPRNKKEFKE; this is encoded by the coding sequence ATGTCTGAGATGGAAGAGCTGATTAAAAAATATTTGAACGAAAAAGGCAAACTTGACTGCACAGATGGGTTTAAAATCGCAGCAAAACTTAAGTGCTCAACGCTTGAAGTAGGTGCGTGTGCCAAAGCGATGGATATACGCATCGATTCCTGTGAATTAGGACAGTTTGGTAAGCTTGAGGGTGGCATCTACGATGTAGAGGCGCAAAACCGTCTCAAGCCATTTTTAGATGAAAAAAACCGCATTACATGTAAAGCAGCGCGTGCCCAAGCTGCGGGTATTGGACTTAAAAAAATTCGTGGTACGCTCAAAGAAAAAAATTATGATGTAACGTTTTGTGAATTGGGTTGCTTTAAAGAAAAACTACGCCCCCGTCTGTATGTTAAGACGAAAACATGGATTGAAAATTCTGAGGGTGAGCTTCTGTTTGGCAAAGGTAAAACCGAAATTTTAGAGCTGATTGAGCAAGAGGGTTCCATCTCTAAAGCGTCTGAAAAAATTGGAATGAACTACAAAAAAGCATGGACGCACATCAAAATTTTGCAACGCAACATCAACGACACAATGGTGCAAACCAAACAAGGTGGTGGTGAAGATGCAGGAACAACGCTGACGCCTGTTGCACTTGAATACATGAAGAATTATCGAAAGTTACAAGCTGACATTGAAAATTATGCGAATGAGCGTTTTAAAGAGTTGTTTTTAAAGCCGAGAAATAAAAAAGAGTTTAAAGAATAA